Part of the Parambassis ranga chromosome 16, fParRan2.1, whole genome shotgun sequence genome, TAAAGGTTTTGTCCAAAGGTAAGGACATTTCTGGCGACCTCACAACTTGGCACAAACAGGAATAATGTTTGAATTTTtaagctttaaaataaaaatatatgctATTTCcaaatactactactactgctataTATTGTATAGACAATATTAATTTAAAACTGTATTTGAAAAATGTTTAATCctgcttttctcttcttttacaGTTATTTATCACAATGATGTATAAACCTCTGTGCAATCTTTATCTTTTTAGATTTCAGTGTATCTGCGCTCCTTATTTGCAGTCCTCTCGCAGCTCCACCAGGTGGAGCCAGAGCCCAGTGGTTGGAGGCAGACAGATGTAAAGACATTATGTAATATAGATCCCCCCCCAAAACTGCTCTGTGCACAGTCACTCTCTGACCTCTTCATCCTCTAAGTTCTCTGAGGagatgtgtgtctgcacagcaaCAGCATGTTTCTGATCTCTGATACCCAATCACCCAAACCAGCAATAAGTCCACCAGAACATAAAGCCAatcatttatgctgctgtgttcATTTTAGCATCATATTCAACTAAGACTAAAATATCAGGACAGGCAAAATGgctttttatatattattatatcatatatttatttttttaattaaattgtcTCTAAAGTAGTTTTTGTGATAATAAATCCACACGAGGGCCACACCTTTCCCTCACCCGcttgtaatataaatatataactatACAGCCTACCTGGAGGATTGCTATGGCAACAGGTTGCCAGTAGCGACGGGTACCactgcctcagtgtgtgtgtgtgcgtgtgtctgcgGAGATGAGCGGCGCGTCAGGACtcaagaaggaggaaaaaacgcgcagcagagcagcagagggtgAGGTCCGCCCGGCTCAGTcagcaaagacagaaacaaaataAGCTCCGTCAGGCTGTTTCTGTCATGAAGTGAGGAGCCCCGCGGTCTGCCGGGACCCCCGTCTACTCGCTGTTTGTCTGTTGTTTCGGTGCAAAACAAGAACCGTCGGCTGATCTACCGGAATGGAGACCTGCATCCGCTGACGGAGATTCCCGAGCTCCCCCCCTTGATAACAACAGGTTAGTGTTTACACTCTTTTACGACCTTGACTTTTGgaggttatgttttttttgcttttgtgtgcTTTTGGTGTGACTCTGAGGATGTAAAGGTGTGACAGGTGCCGTGCAGGTGCACCGCAGGCGAGAAAAGATGCGATTTTTGATGCATCCACGTGTGGAGACCGGGGTCCAACTGTGTGGATGAACCGGCGCAGGGGATGCTGATAGttcacagaaacagcagggGCAGTTTTAGGCACTCGGGTTCATTTAAATGGCGGCTGAAATGTTCAGCATTCCTGCGCTGATTCTGCGGGTGTGTCTACCTTTGATCACAGCTCATTACAGGCGTTTGGACGAATGATACATCAGTATGGGGACTCATCTGCATTATTTCACATGCATACATTTAATtgcatgctttttttcctctttcatctGAAATAGAGTCACATCTGTGTCTAAATGAGTGATTTTGTCAGATTGCATTTAtggaattttttttcttattgaaaTATTTGGTTGAAATTAATTACTCcccccctttaaaaaaaacatttgttgctGCAATTAGTGTAAATATGATCACTAACCTTTGAGTTGTTGTATAAATGTACAAGAATTCTAAGGTTTATTTGGCACACGCACAAAGAAAAATGCATCGTGACTGCTTTAACACTGGACCATGACAGAagaataatttttaaaaaatcaaacaaaaaatcaaTTCAAATCAAATATATTCCAAATGTTAGTTCTCATTTTTGAATTTTAttaattcattttattatttttttaatgattgttaTTGTGCAACTGAATGATGAACATCTAGTTATTTTTTTGCCACATATTGAAGTGTCCAGTCATTCTccttaaatatttaattttacatCCTCTTTATTCTAATGTAAATGTTCTGTTAGTGATAATCTCAGAGCCAGCAGGTAATCTAACATCCTCTATATCTAAATTTGGCTCCGTCTCCTTGTCACTCTCACTTCCATGTCAGTTTTACTCTCAGTGTCTGACACGGTTTTATCTCCTCTTATCGCCACGGCAACTGTCACTGATGCTCCGCAGCTGAACCAAAATACAGCACAAGTCAGTTATATCTCTGTTATCAGGAGGATGTAGCAGGGTTGGAGAAGTAATTATTTTTTCTGAAATGGAAATGAGTGGAGATTTTTTTGGAGTTGTCAAACAGGGCTTAAATGTTAAGCATATCTCTGTcaagaaaagcttcaaactCTGAGTACTTAgtaacagagctgctgctgctgatggtgtaAATGCTGGAAGTCTTTGAAGTGCATTACATAACAAATAGCAGTGGTTTCTGGCCTTAAGTGTTAACACTGTGTAACCTCACTGTGTCATTGGAGGACAAGACGATGAGATTATGATTTGACAGTAAAGGCTAACTGAAAGCcagcagacaaagaaaaacagtccCGTCCCTTATCATTTTTCACAGCGGGGGCAATGAATCACTGCTGTGAAATATCATTTTTGAGTTTTAAGTGTGATGGATTACAGGCTGCTGATCAGCGAGGCAGGGCGGaaggctgctctctctctctctgtctctctctctcctgagaATTACCAacagatatatatttttttgcctttctgacagaaagagacagcTCCTCTGCTCGTCTTGTCACCATAAGTCATCTCATAACACATTCAGGGCCCCTCCCAAGTGATCGTCAGGCTCTGTGTGACGGCTCTGCATGCTTACAGGAGCGTAACGGAAAGATGAaaccaccaaaacaaacaaaaaaacaaaaacaaaacgcaTATACTCAAATGGCTGAGCTGAGCCTGAGGTATGTCACAAAAGATATAACCAGCCAGCAGAGTTAAAGGTCAAAATAGAGATGGGTGTTAACATGTactaagttttttttcttttcccgcCATAATCCAAACTGTGTAGACTGTTTATTTTgtataatattttaaataatttgaTTGATTGGTTCAATGTGGGAGCAACAAACCAATAAATTGAGGCATTATTagcaagaaaagaaaggggaaaaatagTCAAGGCTGCTTTTTCAAAGCCGTCGAaaacctgtcaccatggtagccatATATGGCAGAGACAgatccatccatctattttctTAACCAGGGCACAGGAGGTGTATGGTTTGACACAAGAGTGGGCCAAACAACTGACATGACATTTGCAATTGTTTATGGAGCATTTAAATAACAGATCAGTTCCACAGGGAGCATGAACCCGAGCCTCCTGGAAAATCCACCCCTCCATTCCTGAACCCAAAGTGGCTTCCATTTGAAAACCATCATCCACCACCACACGGCCAAACCCCCTGACCATCTGTCATTTTATCTGTAGATGAAAATCAACTGATTGTGATAATTATTGATAAAAATGTGTTGGGGAAAAATATTTCTTTCATCCAAGTGTGTTTAGTCCAATGTTCCTGTAAACATGACTTTTCCAGTGTTTTAGTCAATCCATCCTCACCACACAAAGGTGTCAGGTCagtatttcagtccttgaaataCTGGACCTGTGCACATATCTCTCCCACTACATCTTTATATGTTCGTGGTGATGTGGACTTGTGGTGACGGTAGCCAGAAATGGCGACTGTAGAAAAGAAATGGTtaagcatttgtgtgtttagggGCCTTAACCTTATCCACTAGTTTTTAATAACTAAAATCAACcgcaagagaaaacaaaacaacttacagtgtcagggggactcagaCCCTGGACTCATATACATCCCCTTTTTGTTGCCGTATTGGCTGTGGCGTTGGGATTATCacccaaatgtttttttttttttgtgtggagaCGTGTTGGATCAAAAATTAGATTTATTTAAATGAGTGCAcatcttttcattttcaatCGTCCCAAGCTTTTGGAGCCACCAGCTAATCTGTCTGCTCAGTCTGATTCCTGCTGTAATCATTCCCTCAGTATGTGGCAATTAAGCTTGTGAATAATCAGAACTGATATCCAAAGCTACAAAAATGAGATctggacaaaaagaaaaaaacatgccttGTAGATGTGTGACTAAATGAGCAGTTCTGGGGTGTAGAGAAAGAGACAAATTCTGAGACTGCTTTGCAGAAATAACTCACAGTGAGAGTTTGCtctgcaggaaaaacaacatCAAACGATCAGCGGCCCTGCTGGCTGTGCTGGAATTGATTAATTTACCTCCAGCTCTCAGACACAGCAACTTCTCCTCATTGATTGTATCATTTTGTCATAATGATCCACGCAGCTGAAAGccagtttttgttgtttgtttttattggttAAGGTATCTGATCTGACAAACCTAATCTAGCTACCCCTCTAAACAATATCTACTGTACTCAAACAAACTATAAGTGTAATATCTGTGTCACCAGATTGGCTTGtgtggtgttttctgtctgtgtcaggttTGAGCTCAGGTGTGGTAACTGGATTATAGGATAAGCCCTGGAGGTTTTGAGGGGTGACTGATACGTTTGTGTTCACCTCACGTTCAGCTCTTGGACCAATGATGAAGAATGTTTATAGTTAAGCGCTTTTGTCACAAAATTGTATCACTGAGCATCTAAAAAATGAACAATCTTGTCGACCATGTTGTTGAATTCATCCAGCACACGCCCTTCTCGACTGACGACATCCTCAGACAGATACGTCCTCCCTCAGAGGGGAAGCTTAGTGATCATGATTTTGCCAGGACTGATGAAGACTTTCTGGTGGGGGAAAGGATCAGTACTCACTGACGTACCTGACATCAGCCTCCGTTCTGTTTAACCTTTTTCTGCAATGGCTGTTTCCACCATTACCATTTAAATGAAGTGGATTgcaccaaaacaccagtaaAAAGGGGTTTGAGAAATTTTAGTAACTCAGATACCGTAtgtggagagaaaaataaagctTATTGTCAGTTTTGGTGATTAGCTAGCGAGATCTGTTACATGATCAGAAACCAGTTTGAGCTAAAGACAGTAAATAAAGATAATTAAGGTTGAAGGAAGTGAAAGGCGAAGTTGTGGACAAGAATAACTTAAATAACTTCAAACAATAATATTATGAGAGAATATTTtagaatatatttttattgttgaTTTTTATGTTTACTAGATGCACATGAACATCATCGCCTAAAGAGAATGATTGCACAGATACAGGTTCATTTAACTCTTCACATTCAGGTAGTCCGGTATGTCATCCAGTCCATGTGGTTCTTTCTATGCTATTACAAAAGGTTTTCCCCGAACTTTTAGAAGCCATTATCATTCATTAATATTTTTTGTTGTGTACACAAGTGTATGTGTCAACATCCAAGCCATGGTTCATTACTTCAAAAGATCATCAggtacttatatatatatagcatagGTCATGTAGGTCAGGTTTTAGCAATTGCTGCTCAGGGCCAGATTAAactagattaagattaagattaaaatcagataagaaaaaaagagtATACATATTATTAACAGGACTATTTAACTATATTTAACTATATCAACTATAAATTGATGCTCTATTAAACATATGATCGTaacatatatacacaataagTTAATACATGTAGTGATTCATTATGTAGTGTAATATAACAGGTTCGGGCTGTAAGCATCAAAGTTTAACAAGCTTAATGGGGATTGACTTACTATTacagccagcctcaagtggccatttatgGAACTGCACTTGGTTTTTGCACTGGAGTTTGCCACACTTTTGTGGGTCCCTTACAGCACTGTGAGCCCTCTATTGTTGTCTGGTTTCTGATCCATTCTTCATCAGACCGCTTTAAATCAATTTATATTCATGCTTCATTCATGTAACCTTGTTGGAGGGGAAATGTATTGTCACTGAATTTAAATTGCTGCTGCAGATTGGCTGCAGGAGGCAGGTTTAAACTGCAGAATAATAGGCCGTGGTCATATACGCATCTACCTTCAGAGCAGCATTGTCTCCAAAAAAAAGTGCCAATTCAAACCCAATAGAGTCCCCTGAGACTGAGAGGCGCGGGCGTTTTGCCTGGAGATCCAAAAATAAACTAATGAAGGAGGCACTTTGTTCTGGCCTGAGACACATTTTGTGTTATCTGTGTATTTATGAAATCTAACATTTTACGTCACTGCTGCCTCAAATATCAAACTGCAGTCGACATGATCTATAATGCATCTATCTGGGTTTTCACACAGGTCTCATCCACTCTCAACCCATATTCCCTTAAAAATCTTAACGCAACCGACAAAGAGCTGGAGCGACGATCAAGCATGGATGTGCCCAGGATGGCTGAGGACCTCTTCAGCAGCACGCTGTCCTCGTCGGGAGGCGGCCATCATGTGCCTTCCTACCTGACGTTGGAGCAGAAGGCGGCCTTCGTCTTcgtgctgctgcttttcatcTTCCTGGCCCTGCTCATCGTGCGGTGTTTCCGCATCCTGCTGGACCCCTACCGGAGTATGCCCTCATCCAACTGGACAGaccacacagagaaagacacatTTGATTACCGCATCGTCTGAGCACACAAATATGaaacgtttaaaaaaaaaaagaaaaaagatagaTAAATAGACTAATTTGATGCTTACACAGCACTTTGGTCCTACATACAGATGACTGCAGATTCACCGGGAAAACAAACGCTTTCGGAAAATCCTGCGAAAGTTCGGACTGACAAGGAATTCGACACAACTTCAATAGCTTCTCCCTGCCAAATCACAAAATTCTCAAGCATAACTAAACAACCAGACTATCAAGATTAGTGATCAAGCTAACATAGTGATGCACCGGAGCCAGTTACGGTTCACACATAGCTCCCTTCCCCCTTCCATCAGTTCTCTTGTGGACTACCTCGCGCCTCCTTCATCACACAGGGTCAAAAATCCTCTGAGATCCAATCCAGTTGGATAAAAACAGTGTTTACATCTTATCATGTTTACTTACATCCTTAGagtattctttttttaacataatgTAGACAATCAGTGTTTAGAATAGTGACAAAAAAACTACTTGCGAGAATAGAGTGAATAGCTGagcttttgttttcagtgtatTTTGTCTTTAATTTGTGGACAGACATGACAGGGTCCAAAAAGACTTTTGTACGATTGACACCCCAAGGAATTTATATGCCTTATGTCTTTGTAAGATTATGCCAAGATGAAGGtatcaaggtaaaaaaaagcagGTTTAATAATCATAAAAGAAGGAAACTGCAGTGGGAAAGCTCCCTTTAATGTCGTGGgacagagatgaaaaaaaaaaatacaaacctTTGAAATGTGGAGGGGCCTTCGATGTCCACGTCCTTTAAATGTCTACAGCCAAAAGAGGTATTgaagaaaaagcaaaacaaaacaaaaaaagtttacTGTGCTGTACCGTGTGCCTAATTTGAACAAGACGTGATGTTTTAGAAAAATGATggattcagatttttttggtctttcaaatgtgtgttgtttttattttattttattttgtgtcgtgcccatttaaaaaaaaaaaaaaatccgaaTCAGCATTTTACTGCCTGCGGTTGGTATATTGACAGTTGGTATGCCAGACCTGCAGAGAagttgatgatgaagatgatgaattTTCACATCAAACCCTTTACAAACTGATGTTGTGGCTCTTTCGTTGGGCAACTTTTCAACTGTGCGCCTTATAGTGTAGATTGTTTACAGTATTGTAGGTTGCAGAgacactggagaaaaaaaatgtctttgcaCTTCACAGAGATGTCATACAACCCAatgaaaatgagaaataaaagaaaaaaagaaaaaaacatctgattctGTTCCTGCAGGGAGCAGCGAGTGACCTGTGACCCCGCCCTCCCTTCACTTTGATGATATGTGACGTTCTTGTGAGCTGCTGTGGCCTTTTCCTACCTAACGCAGATGTTGTGCTGAGGTGgtccttttttcatttttttttgtctcccccACCCCCCTACCAGCCTACCAACCCTTCACCCTGCATGTATTTCCTCTTTGTGCATGATAAATGTTGAAGTGCTTTAATCCTGATGTTGTAGCTGTGGGTCAGTTGCTCAAGCAGCTATTTCCTGTCTGTACATGGAgcctttttcttattttttttttgtttcaatcTGTGTTGTCGCCCGGAGCcgccatttttatttatttttttatttatataataaaaaagatGATCAGAAGCAACAGAAGcctttttgtgttatttcatcAAGTTCATTCACATGGCAGATGTTAACCCCTTCAGGTCTAAGGGTtaaggacaaacacacacacacacaaaatgcttaAGGGAAATCATTCTTTTCCCTCAACCTGTCGTGCCCTTTTCATGGCTGCCGAATGTGCCGCGGGCCCAACGCATTCTTCTCCCCTGTTTTATCAGCAGCTGGCAGTGGTAGCCGGCAGGTGTCTCGATTGGTTTTCTGTGAACCCAGACACTTTGTctggttgcacacacacacacacacatagtcgtCTCCAGGCTCCAGGCCCAGCCTGCTCTTTGAGCTGAGACCCTCCAGAACGCCAGACGGAATAACAATCTTCTCTCTGACACCAGTGTTGATATATATGCAATCATAGAGCGCACGCCACcttgataaaaataataaaaaaaaaaaacctgcatcaTTTCTCACGCAGCAGGGGGACGTGGATAGATTAAACTATTTGTTTGGTTGAGTTGAATGCATGCATCCTGTTGTGTTACTTAATAATTCTGCTGACATCACCCATCTACaggttttttatttatatatttatttattctataaAGGCAGGCAGGGTAGCTGTAGCGGATCAGAATTTTAAATAAGAGCTGATCCCCCACAGAGGAGAAATGTGCAGTCTGTGCTTTTTTGGATTATTATGTAAGAGAACATCTCTACTGAAgccttttttttcacagtttgctCAGTTTTTTAAAGTCAAATAGTCATGCCAGCCTTGGATGATCATGGCTTGTAGTGTGAAGGCTAAACCTAAACGTTTGTTTCATGCAAAAACCCTGCTGttacacaacacatacacaggaAGATTATAAGCACATCTGAGGAGTGAACTGACACTTCAAACTGTCATAAACAGCCTAAATTTTCATCATTTTGGAGCAAAACTCAAAATAGAAACAAATCATTTTGGAATGAAAGCTTTCATTTTCCATCTCTGAAATCTCATTAGTTCATGCCAAACAAAGATTATAATTCAATTTTATACAGCAAGTGGGAGCGGTGGCAGCAGCGGGGAACATCATGAGCCATAATGGATCAATATCACAGTCATGCTTTATGCAACATGACTCATATTAAAAGAAAGCCACTGATAATTGAATTATTTTCATTCTCCACTGTGCACGCTCAAGCGCCTCACGCTGaatttatttcctttttccCCAAACGCCCCATTTCACTATTCAGTCTCCGGTAAATTTAATGGTCTCTGAACAGGTTGGAAGGAACCGTTCTCCTGTGAATGTGAGTGGCTGGGCAGGAGGACACAAGGGAGGGGACGACTGATATTCCATAATTGATTTTGCAGTGCTTTCTTTTATTGTCAGTGACTTTTACAATAGTCTGTTGCCTATTTTAATGATGAACGGTGTAAGGATATCAGGGGGCGGTAGAGGCAAAGAAAAGAGGGTCCGACTAAAATGATGAAGGTCTCCTTATAAGGAGAGAGGGTACACTCAA contains:
- the LOC114448941 gene encoding cortexin-3, with the protein product MDVPRMAEDLFSSTLSSSGGGHHVPSYLTLEQKAAFVFVLLLFIFLALLIVRCFRILLDPYRSMPSSNWTDHTEKDTFDYRIV